Genomic segment of Prochlorococcus marinus CUG1433:
AACCTTTCCCAATAGTTATAGGAATATTTGTAACCACCCTTACACATTTATGATTAGGGAACTTTTGAGTAAGTCTATTTAGTGAAACCCCCGCAAGAATTGAAACTATTAAATTATCCTTGTTTTTTATATGATGGGCCTCACTAATATCATTAAATTGTTGGGGTTTTATCGAAAGCAGTTTATATTGACAATCCCAAATTATTTTTGACTCTTTAGAACCTGATTTATATACGTTTATATTATATTTATAATTTTTTTTTATTTTTTCTAAACTTTTTTCAGTATTTACAACACAAAAAACATTTTCTGGCTGAATTAATTTGTCATCTAATAGAGGGGTAACTATAGCACTTGCAATATTTCCAAAACCAATAATCGCAATTTTATCTGTCACAGATTAATCATGAATAAGCACTTAATTTAGAATTACCCCATGCTGGTTCAGGAGTAGTATTTTTGCCCAAACTATATTGTGGTGTGTTTTCTTTAGATACAGAAGAAGGAGAAGCTTCTTCTGGGGAAGAACTAGTTACATTTACACAACTTGGAGCAAAAAGGAAAATACTTTCACCAACTCTCTCTTGATGTCCATCTATTGCATATGTACCCCCAGCAATAAAATCAACAGCTCTTTGAGCTTGATCAGGATCCATCATAGTTAAATTAAGAATTACAGTTTTTCTCTCTCTTAATGCTTGTATAGCTTGAGGCATCTCATCAAAACTTCTTGGTTCCATTAAACTTACTTCTGAGGATGAATTTGAGATTCCAGGCATACCAACTACTTTTGATGATCTGTTGTTATTCATAAAATCGAATGGATTTGAATTTGCAAGTGCATTTGCATTCTTTGGATTTTGTTTGAAATTATTAATATCATTTAATTCATCCTCTGAAGCATAATCCAACTCATCAAAATCATCATCGAGATACTCATCCCCTGCAACAACTGCCTTTAATCTAGAAATAAGTGACACCTTTTAAATCCTCTTGAAATTGATTACTAAGGTTTAAGAACCTTGAGTAATAGATTCATTTTTTAAATGAATAAACTACCTATACTTAAATAACGTTAGTTGAACTTTACTGCAAGTTTATAGATGAGATTTTTATAAAAAATAACTAATTAGGATCTACCTCCAAAAATCAATGATCCTAATCTTAACCAAGTTGATCCTGCGTCAATAGCTTCCTCCCAGTCACCTGACATCCCCATTGAACAATCTGGTAGTTGCAGTGAATCAGCGAGAGCACGACATTTTTTGAACAACCCTGAATTTTCTTTAGAGCTAAGTCCTTTAGGATTGATAGTCATCAAACCGGTCAATGAAATATTTTTCAACTCTTGAATTTCTCTCCATTTCATTATTAAAAATTCAGGATTAAAGCCTCCTTTAGTAGGATCATCACTCAACTTAACCTGCAACATTATTAATGGATTTTTCTTCTCTTCACGTGAAATATTAGAAATCTTTTGCAACTTTTCAAATGAATCTACTGAATGAATGTATTTAAAATTTTGAACTATTTTTCTTATTTTATTACTTTGTATTCTTCCAATAAAGTGCCAATTTATTTGTTTATGGTCTTTTAAGGTTAATTGTTTTTCAAGCGCCTCTTGAACCTTACTTTCCCCAAAATCTTTCTGACCTATATTTTGAATAGTCTTGATTTCTTGACTTTTAAATCCTTTACTTACTGCAAGAATATTTACATTTGAAGGTATTTTATTTTTTATTTTTAAATAATTTGAAGGGTTCACCTTTTATAAGAAAGTTTGCGTAAATAAATTCTCCCATTTAGATAGTTCTTCAGATCCTTTTCTTCTAGCTTTTTGAAGGTTTAATTCGGCCTGATTACGGGCATCTAAATAAGGTATAACTTCAAAAAAAACTTCTCTCTGTCGAACCTCTACTAAGAAAAACATTTTTTGAGCGTATAAAGTCGCATAAATATCTCTCCCATCATTCCCAGGAGAAACTTGATATAACATACCAAATGTTGGATGGTTTAAATAACGCTCAGAACTCAAACCTTAAATATTGTGTTATTTATAATGCACCATACAGTTTTCTAAGAAAAATTGCTATGCAAATAAAACAAATCGATAATGTATTAACAATTACATTGAGGGATTTTGAAGGATAAAGAGTTCTAAATCTGTTGGTTTTTATAATAATTTTTTTCTTTGAGAGTAATGATTCTGCTCCATGATCAATTCTCAGAAATATATTTTGAAATAACCTTTCCACTAAGATTAATAAAACATTAAAGGACTTCTTTAGTCCTAAATTTCGAAAATTTATTGATCTAACTGACACTGATTTGATGATATTCTGAAGTTCTTCCTGCACTAGAGGAATAAAACGTAATGCAATTAATAACTGAAAAAGCCACTTGCTAGTTGGCAATCCAATCTTTCTTAATGGATACATAAACCAACTTAATCCCCATACAATGTCTTCCTGCAATGTGGTTAAAAGCATCAAATTCACACTATGAATAACAGTAAATATCAAAGTGGAGGTTTTTATTCCTAGTTCAAAGGCTTTTCTTGATAAGTTGTAAGGACCAACATTAATAAACCAGATCTTCTGCGAAGGAATTTGCAAAATATTCCATTCTTTTTGGCTTTCCAGTACTACTTCCAACTCATTGGGATTTCTTAAATAGCCATCAAGAGATTGAATATCAGACGAGGCAAGTATTGATATGCATCCAATTAATAGTGACAAACATGAGAGATAAAATAATGATCGCCACCATACTCTAGATGGCAATAAACTTAGAAAAGTAATTAATAGTAAAAAACTAACTAAACTCAATCTCCATATTGGACCTGCCCAAATTGGAGTGATTAAAAATATCATTACCATAATTATTTTTAATCTACTATCTATAATTCGTAGCCAACTTCTATTACCATGAACGTATTGACCAACAGAAAATTTGGTTAGCAAATTCATTAATCTTTTTGAATTAACTCGATATTTTCTTTTTCGACTTCTTTATTTAAAGCTCTTTGCTGCTTCCCTCTCCAAAGTAAAATGAGGGGTGTGCCTTCAAAGCCTAAATTTACTCTAATTTGTTTTTCAATATATCTCCTATAAGTTATTCCGAATAATTTAGGGTCATTCACAAAAAGAGTAAAAGTGGGAGGTTTGTTCTTTACTTGAGTACCGTAATAAAGCCTACCTTGCTTGCCGCTCCTCTTCGTTGGAGGACTTTTCCAACTTATTGATTCTTTAAGTACTTCATTAACTACAGAAGTTGTAACTCTTCTTCTGTGTTGATTTACAGCGTTAAGAGCATGCTCAAAAATATTATCAACCCTTTGACCAGTTAGGGCAGATATAAAAATCATTTTTGACCAGTGTAAAAAATAAAGTTTAGATCTAAGTTCTTTTTCTACTTGATAAATTGTTGAACTATTTTTTTCTACAAGATCCCATTTATTAACAACAATAATACAAGCTCTGCCTTGTTCCTCTATTCGCCCAGCAAGCTTCTGGTCTTGATCAGTCACTCCGTCAACCGCATCTATAACTAAAACACAAACATCACTTCTATCTATAGATTTAAAAGCCCTATTAATACCAAAGAATTCAGTGCCATATTTAACATTTTTTTTTCTTCTAATCCCTGCAGTATCAATAATTTTCCAGTGATTATCACCTTTTTTAATAAGCGTATCTATTGAATCAGTTGTCGTACCACTAATATCACTAACTATTGCTCTCTTTTCTCCACAGATTGAATTTAACAAACTAGATTTACCAACATTAGGCCTACCAATAATTGACATCATTATCTTTTCTTCATCATCCTGGATATTATTTTCAGGAAGTTCGCCAATAACGAGATCTAAAAGATCTCCAGTACCTGATCCATGAATAGCCGAAACAGGATTAGGTTCGCCCAATCCTAATTTCCAGAACTCTGAAGCTAAGGATATTCCAAGAGTAGTCGATTCGCATTTATTAACAGCAACAATTGTTTTACAACTTGAGTTTCTTAACCATTTTGCTATTGATAAATCACCATCAGTAACACCCTGGTTACCATCTACCACCAGTAACGCAAGTGAAGCCTCTTCTAAAGCCAAGAAAACTTGCGTCCTTATCTCTGGGAGAAATTCACTATCATCATCAAAAACTAAACCTCCAGTATCAACTATTTGAAATTCCTTACCTCCCCATGAAGCATTTTGATAAGTTCTATCTCTAGTAACACCAGGCTTATCAAATACTATTGCATCATTACTTTGACAAAGACGATTAACTAAGGTGGATTTCCCAACGTTCGGTCTTCCGATAATTGCTATTGTTGGAAGAATCAATTCTTCTCTCCAAAGAAAGTAGTATCCATTACAACTATACCTTTAATAGAATCATTTACCTCATTCAAAAAAACTTATTTAATTTCTGGATCGCCAAAATGTCCTTTAACTGGATTAACGGGTTGTGAAATAGGACTTGGCATTAATCCATTATCTTTTGAAAAACAATCATTTTCAATCGCCCAATAAATCAACCAATTTACTGCCGTCGCTCTTCTAGTTCTTCTTGGATAGAGTTCATTAATCTTATAACCTTTAAAATTAAGAAAATTTTTCAATCCCTGTTTATAGTCTTTGGGAATTGATCGAGTTAAATGTACTGAGGCTTGTCGCTCTGAAATGATTTGAGGAGCTTTTTCAAATTTTTCTGACCAATAAGAAGGAGTTAATGCGCTAGAAACCCAATTATTTAAAGTTGTTTTTCTAGTATAAAAAAGTCTTTCCCAAACCAATTCACAAACAAAAACATCACTAACCCTATCCTCTAGAACAAGAAATAATAGATCCTTACATATTGGCCATGTAAATTGATTTTCAACTAATTTTTCTTTTTTATACATTAATCGAACCTTATTAACATTAAAGAAAAATAAGGCATAAATTCTTTTTTATATTCTGATGCATATTGAATAATTTGATCAGGCATCCCAACACTTAAAGCTATTAATGTTGTATTGATGATATCCTCTTTTTTTAAAATTTCCCTGACTAAATTCCATCTTTTGCCAACTTTCATAATAGCCAATACCGATTTATTAGCCTTACTTTCCCTAATGAGACTTGTTAATTCAGATTCTGAAGAAGGACATTCTTTGATAATCAATGTCTCGCCTTTTTTTACCAAATCAAAATCATTCAAAGCTGCTGTTGCGGAAATAGAGGAAATCCCAGGTATGGTTTTGGTAATAATTTCAGCATGATTATTTTTTATTAACCTCAGAATATTAGAAGAACTTGCAAATAGTGAAGTATCTCCAAGACAAAGTAAAACAACTGATTCGCCATTTTGTATAAATTTCACAATTTTTTCTACAGCATTAGACCATATTTCATCTGGATCAATATCCTTCCTTGCCATTGGAAAGATAATAGGGATATTTTTTTTAAATTTGGTGTATTTCTTGACTATTTCCGCAGCAAAACTCTTTTTATTATCATCTGATATTGGGAAAACTATAACTTTCGCGTTTTTTATTGCATCCACAGCAGCAATTGTTATAAGCGATGGATCTCCAGGACCTACACCAACTATGGTGAATGTTGGCAAATCAGTTTTATTTCGATTAAGTAAATTTAAGAACTTATTTATTATCATTTTATTTTATTAACTTTAGCTATGTACCCTTGGTAATATAAAAGTCTCAGCTAATATTGCCGACTCAATTTCAGACAATTTCTCTAACCTTTTGAAAGTTTGATTTTTAGAGAATTTAGTTTGCGCTAGTTTCCAGTAAACTCCAAAATGTCTTGCCTCACTCTCTAGCAGAGACTCATAAAGGCATTGAAACGATTTATCTTTAGAATTCAACGCAAGCAAGGCTAATCTTTCATGACTTCTTGCTTCAATTAATCCTGCTATTAAGAAACTATCTAGCATCCTTAAAGGTTCTTCCTTTCTAATGTTCTTAGCTAACTCAGCACCATATGGAGGGGGCTTTAAAGCTTTGAGAGAATGTCCAAGATTCTTTAAAAAATGAAGTATTTTTTCAAAATGTTCTAATTCCTCTCTTGCAATTGGGCTTAAAACTTCAGCTAAATTTGGTTCAGATGGATACCTAAACATTAATTGAATAGCAACGCCTGCAGCTTTTCGCTCACAGTGAGCATGATCAATCAAAATATCTATTGGATTTGATAATGCTAAATCAATCCACTTATCGGATGTTAACGATGATAAATACTTTATATGAGAAGTAGGTCTTTTAAAATCAACTAGCATTTATTTTTACTATTTAAGTATTCAATTATTCCCTCCAAAGCAAGAGAATAACTTGATATGCCAAAGCCACTAATTATTCCTATTGCCTTATCTGTAAGAAAAGATTCTTTACGAAAATCTTCTCTACTGAAAATATTTGAAATATGTAATTCTACAAATGGAATTTTTGACCCGATTAAAGCATCTCGAATAGAAATTGAGGTATGAGTAAAAGCGCCTGCATTTATAAGAATGCCTTGGATCTTATTAACAGAATCATGAATTTTATCAACAATTTCACCCTCATGATTACTTTGAAAACACGTGAGGAATATTCTTTTACTTTCTGCAGACTTCGTTAATTCCTGTTCGATATCACTTAATGTTTTTTTACCATATATTTCAGGCTCTCTAGTACCCAGAAGATTTAGATTTGGTCCATTTATCAATAAGATATTCATCATCAAAAAAGTCTCTTTTAATAAAATGCTATCTAGATTGAAACAAAAAAACCAAAATATTTTTACACAAAGTGTCCATTAACTGATAAGTTCAAATAGTGGGGGTCGGTGCCCGAGTGGTTAAAGGGGGCGGACTGTAAATCCGCTGGCTCTGCCTACGTTGGTTCAAATCCAACCCGGCCCACTTTAAATTGCCCTTGTAGCTCAGCGGTAGAGCACTCCCTTGGTAAGGGAGAGGTCTCGGGTTCAAGTCCCGACGAGGGCATGGCCGAGATAAATTGATAACAATTTGCTTATCGCTATCGCACAAAGAAATTATTCAGAAGTGGAAGTCCTTTTTCGGGTCCACTTTTCTGTTTTAAAGGCAGATATCTTGAGGTACATCACACTATAGGAACTTAAATAAAGTAGGCGAATTATATGTTTACACACATACCCACGTACCTTTTATTTTTATTTTAGTTGTGATTGATTATGCTTTTTGAACCTAATTACAATGATGATGTATACACATCAAGTAAGAAAGTACCGGGCCAATTTATTATCTTTTTTACAACATTCCCGCTGTATTATAGTGGGTTTCACAATTAACCTGTATGACTGAGATCTCAGAGGTCGGCATTTTGTCTTAAATTCACATATATTTAACAGAGATTGTCTTCAGTAATGCCATTATCGTCATACAGGATGCACAGAATTTATCTTGCAGCGACCATGAATTATGGTCTAGGTTCTGATGACCCAGAAGAGTTGGCCTACTACTACAAAATCAAAAAAGAGATGGATGATATGAAAAAAGAACCAGTTAAAAAAGGGATACCCCTTAATTGGGATACCCCTGCAGGAATGGATAAATGAATCTGAATACTTTTTTATTAATTGATGGAAGTCTGATGCTTATTGGTCTGCCTTTACTTATGATTTTTAAAGGCAAAGAGAAGACCTCTTAAGTCATCACTTAACCGCAAAAGTTACTCCCATAACCGCAGTGATGTCTTTCTTGATAGTTGAAGTGTCATAAGAACCCCAACTACTTACCTTCGTGGAATTAGGAACTGTGATCTGGAAAACACCAGTATTGACTTTTTTAAGACCACCCACTTCAGATCCAGCCTGAAGGGCGATAGCCTCAGCTCTGGTTCGTGCATCCTTCGCTGCCTTTGCGAGCATATCAACTCTTTTATCAGCAAGCTTTGAATATGTGTATTCCGGAGAGCTGGGT
This window contains:
- a CDS encoding cell division protein SepF, translated to MSLISRLKAVVAGDEYLDDDFDELDYASEDELNDINNFKQNPKNANALANSNPFDFMNNNRSSKVVGMPGISNSSSEVSLMEPRSFDEMPQAIQALRERKTVILNLTMMDPDQAQRAVDFIAGGTYAIDGHQERVGESIFLFAPSCVNVTSSSPEEASPSSVSKENTPQYSLGKNTTPEPAWGNSKLSAYS
- a CDS encoding YggS family pyridoxal phosphate-dependent enzyme encodes the protein MNPSNYLKIKNKIPSNVNILAVSKGFKSQEIKTIQNIGQKDFGESKVQEALEKQLTLKDHKQINWHFIGRIQSNKIRKIVQNFKYIHSVDSFEKLQKISNISREEKKNPLIMLQVKLSDDPTKGGFNPEFLIMKWREIQELKNISLTGLMTINPKGLSSKENSGLFKKCRALADSLQLPDCSMGMSGDWEEAIDAGSTWLRLGSLIFGGRS
- a CDS encoding PipX family protein, producing the protein MSSERYLNHPTFGMLYQVSPGNDGRDIYATLYAQKMFFLVEVRQREVFFEVIPYLDARNQAELNLQKARRKGSEELSKWENLFTQTFL
- a CDS encoding energy-coupling factor transporter transmembrane protein EcfT, with product MNLLTKFSVGQYVHGNRSWLRIIDSRLKIIMVMIFLITPIWAGPIWRLSLVSFLLLITFLSLLPSRVWWRSLFYLSCLSLLIGCISILASSDIQSLDGYLRNPNELEVVLESQKEWNILQIPSQKIWFINVGPYNLSRKAFELGIKTSTLIFTVIHSVNLMLLTTLQEDIVWGLSWFMYPLRKIGLPTSKWLFQLLIALRFIPLVQEELQNIIKSVSVRSINFRNLGLKKSFNVLLILVERLFQNIFLRIDHGAESLLSKKKIIIKTNRFRTLYPSKSLNVIVNTLSICFICIAIFLRKLYGAL
- the der gene encoding ribosome biogenesis GTPase Der, which gives rise to MILPTIAIIGRPNVGKSTLVNRLCQSNDAIVFDKPGVTRDRTYQNASWGGKEFQIVDTGGLVFDDDSEFLPEIRTQVFLALEEASLALLVVDGNQGVTDGDLSIAKWLRNSSCKTIVAVNKCESTTLGISLASEFWKLGLGEPNPVSAIHGSGTGDLLDLVIGELPENNIQDDEEKIMMSIIGRPNVGKSSLLNSICGEKRAIVSDISGTTTDSIDTLIKKGDNHWKIIDTAGIRRKKNVKYGTEFFGINRAFKSIDRSDVCVLVIDAVDGVTDQDQKLAGRIEEQGRACIIVVNKWDLVEKNSSTIYQVEKELRSKLYFLHWSKMIFISALTGQRVDNIFEHALNAVNQHRRRVTTSVVNEVLKESISWKSPPTKRSGKQGRLYYGTQVKNKPPTFTLFVNDPKLFGITYRRYIEKQIRVNLGFEGTPLILLWRGKQQRALNKEVEKENIELIQKD
- a CDS encoding DUF1823 family protein; protein product: MYKKEKLVENQFTWPICKDLLFLVLEDRVSDVFVCELVWERLFYTRKTTLNNWVSSALTPSYWSEKFEKAPQIISERQASVHLTRSIPKDYKQGLKNFLNFKGYKINELYPRRTRRATAVNWLIYWAIENDCFSKDNGLMPSPISQPVNPVKGHFGDPEIK
- the cobI gene encoding precorrin-2 C(20)-methyltransferase, which translates into the protein MIINKFLNLLNRNKTDLPTFTIVGVGPGDPSLITIAAVDAIKNAKVIVFPISDDNKKSFAAEIVKKYTKFKKNIPIIFPMARKDIDPDEIWSNAVEKIVKFIQNGESVVLLCLGDTSLFASSSNILRLIKNNHAEIITKTIPGISSISATAALNDFDLVKKGETLIIKECPSSESELTSLIRESKANKSVLAIMKVGKRWNLVREILKKEDIINTTLIALSVGMPDQIIQYASEYKKEFMPYFSLMLIRFD
- a CDS encoding tRNA-(ms[2]io[6]A)-hydroxylase — encoded protein: MLVDFKRPTSHIKYLSSLTSDKWIDLALSNPIDILIDHAHCERKAAGVAIQLMFRYPSEPNLAEVLSPIAREELEHFEKILHFLKNLGHSLKALKPPPYGAELAKNIRKEEPLRMLDSFLIAGLIEARSHERLALLALNSKDKSFQCLYESLLESEARHFGVYWKLAQTKFSKNQTFKRLEKLSEIESAILAETFILPRVHS
- the aroQ gene encoding type II 3-dehydroquinate dehydratase, producing MNILLINGPNLNLLGTREPEIYGKKTLSDIEQELTKSAESKRIFLTCFQSNHEGEIVDKIHDSVNKIQGILINAGAFTHTSISIRDALIGSKIPFVELHISNIFSREDFRKESFLTDKAIGIISGFGISSYSLALEGIIEYLNSKNKC